In the genome of Pediococcus claussenii ATCC BAA-344, one region contains:
- the fabZ gene encoding 3-hydroxyacyl-ACP dehydratase FabZ, whose translation MIDIKKLIPQRPPFLMIDTLEELKPGEMAKANKLVTINEWFFKSGNVKTMTMPNTLLVEALAQTGAAAILSAPDFKGKNAFFGGIRSAEFSRPVKPGDQLSLQVEMTKMRGKIGTGHGVISNGEEVVCEANLTFIVG comes from the coding sequence ATGATTGATATTAAGAAGTTAATTCCACAGAGGCCGCCATTCTTGATGATTGATACTTTGGAAGAGTTGAAGCCAGGTGAGATGGCGAAAGCTAACAAACTTGTAACAATTAACGAGTGGTTTTTTAAATCCGGTAATGTTAAGACAATGACAATGCCAAATACATTGCTGGTTGAGGCTCTGGCACAAACGGGTGCTGCTGCTATTTTATCGGCTCCTGATTTTAAAGGAAAAAATGCTTTCTTTGGTGGAATTCGAAGCGCAGAATTTAGTCGACCTGTAAAGCCGGGCGATCAGCTTAGTTTACAGGTGGAAATGACTAAAATGCGCGGTAAGATCGGCACCGGACACGGTGTTATTAGCAATGGAGAAGAGGTCGTTTGTGAGGCCAATTTAACATTTATTGTTGGATAA
- a CDS encoding Txe/YoeB family addiction module toxin, whose amino-acid sequence MKPILWSSDAWDEYLSWQKEDKRTLKKINNIIKDIQRNGSQGIGKAEKLHSNLSGWYSRRIDQTNRIVFRIYDEQIEIVQVKNHYQ is encoded by the coding sequence ATGAAACCAATCCTTTGGTCCTCTGATGCTTGGGATGAATATCTATCTTGGCAAAAAGAAGATAAACGTACTCTCAAAAAAATAAACAACATTATAAAAGATATTCAAAGAAATGGAAGCCAAGGTATTGGGAAAGCTGAAAAGCTACATTCTAATTTATCTGGATGGTACAGTCGTAGAATTGATCAGACTAATAGAATAGTCTTTAGAATTTATGACGAACAAATCGAAATTGTACAAGTTAAAAATCATTATCAATAA
- the fabZ gene encoding 3-hydroxyacyl-ACP dehydratase FabZ, with protein sequence MSVLNATEIMELIPNRYPILFMDYVDELVPDESIIATKNVTINEEFFQGHFPGNPVMPGVLIIESLAQAASILILKSPNFSGKTAYLGAINNAKFRQIVRPGDVLKLHVRITKQKHNMGVVETFAMVGEKKVCQADLTFIVSPNAE encoded by the coding sequence GTGAGTGTATTAAATGCAACAGAAATTATGGAGCTAATTCCAAATCGTTATCCAATTTTATTTATGGATTATGTTGATGAACTAGTTCCTGATGAATCAATTATTGCAACTAAGAATGTAACGATTAACGAAGAATTTTTCCAAGGACATTTTCCTGGGAATCCAGTTATGCCTGGTGTTTTGATTATTGAATCATTGGCACAGGCTGCTTCAATCTTAATTCTTAAATCACCCAACTTCAGTGGAAAAACTGCATACCTTGGAGCAATCAATAATGCCAAGTTTCGTCAAATTGTACGCCCAGGTGATGTTTTAAAACTACACGTTCGAATCACTAAACAAAAACATAACATGGGTGTAGTTGAAACCTTTGCAATGGTCGGTGAAAAGAAAGTTTGTCAGGCAGATTTAACATTTATCGTTAGTCCTAACGCTGAATAG
- a CDS encoding acetyl-CoA carboxylase biotin carboxyl carrier protein — MNDEQLNELLTRLENSSIDEFELEQDDFKLKIKKNSQNVMSSDETSVRPQKLEISNKKEDTVVDEDLVEIKAPLVGVVYLSPAEDQDKYVEVGSKIKSSDTVCLIEAMKMFNEVHAEIDGEIVEVLVTNGTMVQYDQPLFKVRPNEVK, encoded by the coding sequence TTGAATGATGAACAATTAAATGAATTGTTAACACGTCTTGAAAACTCATCAATTGATGAATTTGAACTTGAACAAGACGATTTTAAACTAAAAATCAAAAAAAATAGTCAAAATGTTATGTCATCTGACGAAACCAGTGTACGACCACAAAAGTTAGAAATTTCAAATAAAAAAGAAGACACAGTTGTGGACGAAGACTTAGTTGAAATTAAGGCACCATTAGTTGGCGTTGTTTATCTATCGCCAGCAGAGGATCAAGATAAGTACGTTGAAGTTGGTTCTAAGATTAAATCTTCGGATACAGTTTGTCTGATTGAAGCAATGAAAATGTTCAATGAGGTGCATGCCGAAATAGACGGAGAAATTGTGGAAGTTCTAGTTACGAACGGAACGATGGTTCAATACGACCAACCCCTATTCAAGGTGCGACCAAACGAGGTTAAATAG
- a CDS encoding TetR/AcrR family transcriptional regulator: protein MASREDTKQKIVNALFDLLEKNDLESISVSNICQQASVSRMSYYRIFKNKDQIIEYELNKIFDEFFNYLMVMPMHDIPAFLEAFFTICRRNSQYIKALIGAGLNEKLYKSVNEHLTELIDKGIFKLRTELPELWVSFVAGGLNQMIVKWMNDDLSETNQEMVMVARRFLK from the coding sequence ATGGCTAGTCGAGAAGATACAAAGCAAAAGATTGTTAACGCATTATTTGATTTATTGGAAAAAAATGATCTTGAGAGCATTTCTGTAAGTAATATTTGTCAACAAGCGTCGGTTTCTAGAATGTCTTACTACCGAATTTTTAAAAACAAGGACCAAATTATAGAGTATGAATTAAATAAAATTTTTGACGAATTTTTTAATTATTTGATGGTGATGCCGATGCATGATATACCAGCATTTTTGGAGGCCTTTTTTACAATTTGTCGTCGGAATTCGCAGTATATTAAGGCTCTGATTGGCGCTGGGTTAAACGAAAAGCTTTATAAAAGTGTCAATGAACATCTTACAGAATTAATTGATAAGGGAATTTTTAAGTTACGAACTGAATTACCTGAATTATGGGTAAGTTTTGTTGCGGGCGGATTAAATCAGATGATTGTTAAATGGATGAACGATGATTTATCAGAGACTAACCAAGAGATGGTCATGGTAGCACGTCGTTTTCTAAAATAG
- a CDS encoding type II toxin-antitoxin system RelB/DinJ family antitoxin, which yields MPVKKKNSISIRVDSDLKSEAEEVLDSMGLNYTTAITLFLKAVTNEGKIPFEIKGDPFYSKINQKQLQHSINQLESGDSKRKGLIEE from the coding sequence ATGCCTGTTAAAAAGAAAAATTCTATTTCTATCCGTGTTGATTCTGACCTAAAAAGCGAAGCAGAAGAAGTTTTAGACAGTATGGGACTGAATTATACAACTGCCATCACATTGTTCTTAAAGGCCGTTACAAACGAGGGTAAAATTCCATTTGAGATAAAGGGAGATCCGTTTTATTCCAAAATTAATCAGAAACAACTTCAGCATTCTATTAACCAACTCGAATCTGGAGATTCCAAGCGAAAAGGATTAATTGAAGAATGA
- a CDS encoding cytochrome b5 domain-containing protein, which translates to MNEEFTLEDLKQFDGQNGHKAYVAVNRKIYDVTGSKEWNEGQHHGNSAGKDLSDAIKFSPHGTGMLKKVPMVGRLVK; encoded by the coding sequence ATGAATGAAGAATTTACATTAGAAGATTTGAAACAGTTTGATGGCCAAAATGGGCATAAGGCATATGTCGCAGTTAATCGTAAAATTTACGATGTAACTGGCTCTAAAGAGTGGAACGAAGGCCAACATCACGGTAACAGTGCTGGTAAAGACCTAAGTGATGCTATTAAATTTTCACCACATGGTACCGGAATGTTAAAAAAGGTTCCCATGGTAGGTCGATTAGTAAAATGA
- a CDS encoding beta-ketoacyl-ACP synthase III — MGLRIVQAAKSLPERIVTNQDLEKYLDTSDEWITKRTGIKERRMVTDETTSSLSTEVAKQLIEKTGIDVSNIDLIIVATMSPDLLTPSTAAVVQGAIGATNAAAFDINVACSGFVYGLSVVNNFMQAGNVKNAILIGAETLSKLTDQNDRSTAVLFGDGAAGVLIQNDSQSELIANELETFGDLGMNLTAGKLGVKPIAISDKTSTEPGFYFEMNGRRVYDFATKNVTKSITKVLDAAQIEADEIDYFLLHQANQRIVSSIAKRLDLDMDRFPININKYGNTAAASEPLLLADLLEQKKIQRGNKLVLSGFGGGLTIGTTILKF, encoded by the coding sequence ATGGGGTTAAGAATTGTGCAGGCTGCCAAATCGTTACCGGAAAGAATTGTTACAAATCAGGACTTAGAAAAGTATCTTGATACCAGCGATGAATGGATTACCAAACGTACTGGCATTAAAGAACGACGCATGGTCACAGATGAAACAACTAGTAGTTTATCTACAGAGGTAGCAAAACAACTTATTGAAAAAACTGGAATTGACGTTTCAAACATTGATTTGATCATTGTTGCAACTATGTCACCAGATCTATTGACACCGTCAACGGCTGCAGTAGTGCAAGGCGCAATTGGTGCAACAAACGCAGCGGCATTTGATATTAATGTTGCCTGCTCGGGATTTGTTTATGGGCTGAGTGTGGTAAATAACTTCATGCAAGCCGGAAACGTAAAAAATGCTATTTTGATAGGTGCAGAGACACTTAGCAAATTAACTGACCAGAATGATCGCAGTACAGCGGTTTTGTTTGGAGATGGAGCCGCCGGAGTATTAATTCAAAATGATTCTCAGTCAGAATTGATTGCGAATGAGCTTGAAACATTTGGCGATTTGGGAATGAATCTTACTGCTGGAAAGCTTGGAGTGAAGCCAATTGCAATCAGTGATAAGACGAGTACCGAACCGGGGTTCTACTTTGAAATGAATGGTCGACGCGTTTATGATTTTGCAACCAAGAATGTTACAAAGTCAATTACTAAAGTATTAGATGCGGCACAGATCGAGGCGGATGAAATAGATTATTTCCTACTCCACCAGGCCAATCAAAGAATTGTATCGAGCATAGCAAAAAGATTAGACCTTGATATGGACCGTTTCCCGATCAATATAAATAAATATGGTAATACCGCAGCGGCCAGTGAGCCACTATTATTAGCGGATTTATTGGAACAAAAAAAGATTCAGCGTGGCAATAAGTTAGTATTATCTGGCTTTGGCGGTGGATTAACAATTGGAACTACAATACTAAAATTTTAA
- a CDS encoding acyl carrier protein: MTKEETFAKVKDVIAEQMDTDASKLTMETSFSKDLEADSLDIFEVIDKLEDEFDIEIETDDDMDTVGKLVDYISEKAA, encoded by the coding sequence ATGACTAAAGAAGAAACATTCGCAAAGGTAAAAGATGTAATCGCAGAACAAATGGACACAGATGCAAGTAAATTAACTATGGAAACAAGTTTTTCTAAGGACTTAGAAGCTGATAGTTTAGATATTTTTGAAGTGATCGATAAGCTGGAAGACGAATTTGATATTGAAATTGAAACCGATGATGACATGGATACAGTTGGCAAGTTGGTTGACTATATTTCAGAAAAGGCTGCTTAG
- a CDS encoding universal stress protein, with protein sequence MAETELNPKKFSKILVGVDDSPDAQMAFRFAMNRAKQDDAELDLVTVIEDDDINVYQALDKNFITGKREQSEKHLAQYKQIAEKFGIKKVQTYIAEGEAGETIVKNVIPQVDPDLLVIGSSSRTGVARYFGSQASYMSKYAPVSVLVIR encoded by the coding sequence ATGGCTGAAACAGAACTGAATCCAAAGAAATTTTCAAAAATTTTGGTGGGGGTAGATGATTCACCTGATGCCCAAATGGCGTTTAGGTTCGCAATGAACCGTGCTAAGCAAGACGATGCCGAATTGGATCTTGTAACGGTTATTGAAGATGATGATATTAATGTGTACCAGGCTCTAGACAAGAATTTTATTACTGGGAAACGGGAGCAGTCCGAAAAACATTTAGCGCAATACAAACAAATTGCCGAAAAATTTGGAATCAAAAAGGTTCAAACGTACATTGCTGAAGGGGAAGCCGGCGAAACCATCGTCAAAAATGTAATTCCACAGGTAGATCCTGATTTGTTAGTGATTGGTTCCTCTTCACGAACTGGGGTTGCAAGATATTTTGGCTCGCAGGCATCATATATGTCGAAATATGCACCGGTGTCAGTCTTGGTTATAAGATAG
- a CDS encoding universal stress protein, with amino-acid sequence MLQYKRILVPVDGSPNSELSLKKAIATAKRNKAHLDIVAVIQSTRFLDIYGHMGTNMDYVEISLLKAKEYVDDLKEQLRTKYDFKDVNVRVEAGDPKSIIATEMPDKFHSDLIMMGANGLNAFQRAMLGSVADYVIRVARCDVLLVRTDMDNKLN; translated from the coding sequence GTGCTGCAGTATAAAAGAATTTTAGTTCCAGTCGATGGTTCACCTAACAGCGAGTTATCCTTAAAAAAGGCAATTGCCACTGCTAAGCGAAATAAGGCACATTTAGACATTGTGGCGGTAATTCAATCGACACGATTTTTAGATATATATGGTCATATGGGAACTAACATGGACTACGTTGAAATATCTCTTTTGAAGGCCAAAGAGTACGTTGATGACTTGAAAGAACAGTTGCGGACTAAATATGATTTTAAAGATGTTAATGTCCGAGTTGAAGCTGGAGATCCCAAATCAATAATTGCAACTGAAATGCCAGACAAGTTCCATTCGGATTTGATCATGATGGGGGCCAACGGATTGAATGCGTTTCAACGTGCGATGCTGGGATCAGTTGCCGACTATGTGATTCGGGTTGCGCGTTGTGATGTTTTACTAGTTAGAACAGATATGGATAATAAGTTAAATTAA
- a CDS encoding ACP S-malonyltransferase, translated as MRVAYLFSGQGQQFDDMGIDLYQNEPAFREIIDQASNILGMDFSDSQVINDPKNVQLAVSLMSLGTFQVLNQLGLKDVAHLGLSLGEYGALITSGALSLEQGLRLIKDRGHYMEVAGEKNPGKMMAVLNASDAQVKSAMKAAQEIGPVYVANVNTPKQIVVGGDFRAMSEFQKSAKGAGIKRVVPLKMTVASHTPLMNEAKDQLEIRLRDVEFSTPEIPVLSNTTMEPFELDEIKETLANQLIQTTHFSECLGKIAEYQPDLLLEVGPGKALTGFVKKTLKDVPVMHVDSVETLAEARNFIAQKNED; from the coding sequence ATGAGAGTTGCATACTTATTCAGCGGACAGGGCCAGCAATTTGATGATATGGGAATTGACCTATATCAAAATGAGCCGGCCTTTCGTGAAATTATCGACCAAGCTTCAAATATTTTAGGAATGGATTTTTCAGATTCTCAAGTAATTAATGATCCTAAAAATGTGCAGTTAGCTGTTTCATTAATGAGCTTAGGTACTTTTCAGGTGCTTAACCAGCTGGGACTGAAGGACGTTGCTCACTTGGGTCTTAGTTTGGGTGAGTATGGCGCTTTGATTACTAGTGGTGCGCTTAGCCTTGAACAAGGGTTACGCCTGATTAAAGATCGCGGTCATTATATGGAAGTGGCCGGAGAGAAAAATCCTGGTAAAATGATGGCTGTTTTGAATGCAAGCGATGCTCAAGTTAAATCAGCCATGAAAGCTGCTCAAGAGATTGGACCAGTTTATGTCGCTAACGTTAATACGCCGAAACAAATTGTTGTTGGTGGCGATTTTAGGGCAATGAGTGAGTTTCAAAAAAGTGCAAAGGGAGCTGGCATAAAAAGAGTGGTACCACTAAAAATGACAGTTGCTTCTCATACGCCACTAATGAATGAAGCAAAAGATCAGCTTGAGATAAGGTTGAGAGATGTTGAATTTAGTACACCCGAAATTCCAGTTCTAAGTAATACGACAATGGAACCCTTTGAATTGGATGAAATTAAGGAAACATTGGCAAATCAGCTGATTCAAACAACTCATTTTAGTGAGTGTCTTGGGAAAATAGCAGAATATCAACCCGATTTATTACTTGAAGTTGGGCCAGGTAAGGCATTGACTGGCTTCGTGAAGAAGACATTAAAAGATGTGCCGGTGATGCACGTTGATAGTGTTGAAACTTTGGCAGAAGCACGCAATTTCATAGCACAGAAAAACGAGGACTAA
- the fabG gene encoding 3-oxoacyl-[acyl-carrier-protein] reductase — protein MDLNQKVALVTGGTRGIGLATVRLLAEQGTKVYMTARSQPSEDLQAYIDNTSNVVFASMDIADADSVQQVVNQIIETDTAIDILVNNAGITKDMLLTRMKLEDFEQVVNVNLVGTFNVTKAVLKGMQKKRQGAIVNISSISGTNGNAGQANYSASKAGIIGLTKTTAREGIRRNVRCNAIAPGMIETDMTDKLSDKIKTSIEESIPAHRFGKPEEIAQTVQFLIENEFITGQTIVVDGGMTI, from the coding sequence ATGGATTTAAACCAAAAAGTAGCACTAGTAACCGGTGGTACACGAGGTATTGGACTAGCTACAGTGAGATTATTAGCTGAGCAAGGGACAAAAGTTTATATGACGGCTCGCAGCCAACCTAGTGAAGATCTACAAGCTTACATAGATAATACATCTAATGTGGTATTTGCAAGTATGGATATTGCCGATGCAGACAGTGTACAGCAGGTTGTAAATCAAATTATCGAAACTGACACAGCAATTGATATTTTGGTTAATAACGCGGGTATTACAAAGGATATGTTATTAACTCGGATGAAACTGGAAGATTTTGAACAAGTTGTGAATGTTAATCTTGTTGGAACTTTCAACGTAACGAAGGCAGTTTTAAAAGGAATGCAAAAAAAGCGTCAAGGTGCCATTGTTAATATTTCAAGCATATCTGGTACAAACGGGAATGCGGGACAGGCAAATTATTCAGCTAGCAAGGCGGGAATCATTGGGCTTACAAAAACGACTGCGCGTGAAGGAATTAGACGTAATGTTCGTTGCAACGCAATTGCACCTGGAATGATTGAAACAGATATGACCGATAAATTAAGCGACAAAATTAAAACAAGTATTGAAGAAAGTATTCCGGCACATCGTTTTGGAAAGCCAGAAGAAATCGCACAAACCGTTCAATTCTTGATTGAAAACGAGTTTATTACGGGGCAAACCATTGTTGTTGACGGTGGGATGACTATTTAA
- the fabF gene encoding beta-ketoacyl-ACP synthase II, producing MERRVVVTGMGAVTPLGNDVPSFLQGIRDSKVGIDKITHFDAEPTGITVAAEVKDFDPKDRIDRKLAKRMDPFSQYAMYSAIEAWENAAFDEDDIDPDELGVIYGSGIGGLTTIQEQVTKMNDKGPKRVSPLFVTNSITNMAAGNISIQFNAQNTSQAVVTACSSGANAIGNAFEHIKSGKAEVMIAGGTEASINEIGIAGFAALTALSAEPDPKRASIPFDKDRNGFVMGEGAATLILEDLEHAKKRGANIIAEITGYGTTSDAYHMTQPNPEGKGAVKAMQMAIRESDLTPEDVDYINAHGTSTVANDKAESTAIKTLFGNNNHYSVSSTKSMTGHALGAAGALEAVATIGALQSGILPENVGLQNEDPDCDVPLVREPNQKADVKFAISNSFGFGGHNAVLAFRRVD from the coding sequence GTGGAAAGAAGAGTTGTAGTTACAGGAATGGGCGCAGTTACGCCATTAGGAAATGATGTACCCAGTTTTTTACAAGGTATTCGTGATTCAAAAGTGGGAATTGATAAAATTACTCATTTTGACGCCGAACCAACTGGTATCACAGTAGCGGCCGAAGTTAAGGATTTTGATCCTAAAGATCGAATTGATCGTAAATTGGCTAAACGAATGGATCCATTTTCACAATATGCCATGTATTCAGCGATTGAAGCGTGGGAAAATGCTGCCTTTGATGAAGATGATATTGATCCTGATGAACTTGGAGTTATCTACGGCTCTGGAATTGGAGGATTAACGACGATTCAAGAGCAAGTTACTAAAATGAATGATAAAGGGCCTAAGCGTGTTTCACCATTGTTTGTAACCAACTCGATTACGAATATGGCTGCTGGTAACATTTCAATTCAATTTAATGCTCAAAATACTAGTCAGGCAGTTGTTACAGCATGCTCTAGTGGGGCTAATGCGATTGGAAATGCCTTTGAACACATTAAGTCAGGTAAAGCTGAGGTAATGATTGCTGGTGGAACAGAAGCATCTATTAATGAAATCGGAATCGCAGGATTTGCTGCATTAACAGCTCTTTCTGCAGAACCGGATCCTAAACGAGCTTCAATTCCATTTGATAAAGACCGTAACGGATTTGTTATGGGTGAGGGTGCAGCAACATTGATCTTAGAAGATCTAGAACATGCAAAAAAACGTGGAGCTAACATCATTGCCGAGATTACGGGATACGGAACGACAAGTGATGCATACCATATGACGCAACCTAATCCTGAAGGTAAAGGTGCCGTTAAAGCTATGCAAATGGCAATTCGTGAATCAGATCTAACTCCTGAAGACGTGGATTATATTAACGCTCATGGTACAAGTACAGTTGCTAACGATAAGGCCGAATCAACTGCAATTAAGACTTTATTTGGTAATAACAATCATTACAGTGTAAGTAGTACTAAATCAATGACCGGACATGCTTTAGGTGCGGCGGGTGCCCTTGAAGCCGTTGCCACAATTGGTGCTCTTCAATCGGGAATTTTACCTGAAAATGTTGGGCTTCAAAATGAAGACCCAGATTGTGATGTGCCCTTGGTTAGGGAACCAAATCAAAAAGCCGATGTAAAATTTGCAATCAGTAATTCGTTTGGCTTCGGTGGGCATAACGCTGTGCTTGCATTTAGAAGAGTTGATTAA